The nucleotide window ttataagcTACCTTAGTTCATCATATATCAGAAATATTACCAGACAATACAAATTTTACAAAAAgggaatatatttttttgtaaaaagagaatataattttttgtaaaaagggaatataatttttttgtaaaaagggaatataatttttttgtaaaaagggactataatttttttgtaaaaagaCGGAAAAAATGTCTACATTTGATAGATTTAATATTCATGCCCAATTGGAACATTTGCAAAGCAAATATCAAGGATCTGGACACGCAGACACAACTAGATGGtatgcataatatatatatatatatatatatatatatatatatatatatatatatgtatatatatatacttaacgaaaaattatacatacttatgaaattttattcTTTTCGTTCGAAATAAATAGCAAGTGTGCCCACATAcgttttcatatatttcaatctctttatattttttttgtaaattttagGGAATGGTTAACAAACATTCACAGGGATACATTAGCATCTCATGTTGGTCATTATTCAAGGTATTTTAAAATTCCAAGAAAAAATGTGTAGAAAAATGTATAGAAAAATGTATAGAAAAATGTATAGAAAAATGTATGATAGATATGTACATATTCATTTAcaaatatacttatattaccacattcttaaaatataatttataggcTAGCTTATTTTGCTATTGCCGAAAACGAGCCTATTGCTAAGATACGTTATCGTTGTCTCCAagtaaaaactatataatgttatatgtgcatatataaatttgatcTATAATATCTTATGTTATTATTGGACTTATTTTtagtatgtatatttttgtttttgttccacattttttcatttcgtttaatttttataattttgccAGAATATGTCACTCCCTATAACCCCACGCCCCCCAAAAAACTAAGTcacgattttttttttgttcactTATATTGCGTTttacaatttatatatacacatgtaCATATGCATGATCAGCATTTTTcgttttaatatttattctaaatttatatttttttatttttttttttttatttttaaattattttattgtattacatTATACtttgttttaaaattttgGTTAATCTAAACATGCCAatatcaattaaaaaaaatgttgcATGAGAaaaatatctttaatataaatttatcaggatattataaatatatctctttaattttatattaaaatggaaataaaatgtatattatataatatattcacACACACatgatattattaatacCAATTAGAGAAATAAAAACTTAAAGAGGCAACATCAGAATAGCAACTATAAttattctaataatataCCCCTGATAATTACATAATTGTATTATCTcttattctttattttaataatttgattaaaatcaatttattaatatctatatattattttggctagtttccatttatatattttatacgtGTATTGTTTTTACAttaacataaaataatagcCAATTCAAATAGGTAATAATATTCttgcaatatttttattaagctataattttttaattaaaaaaaaaaaaaataataataattgataaaaaattatgactGTTCATGCAATTTTGGcgatttaaatatttttttattcatatcgTATGATTATCATTAATACGGATATAAGTCGTTATATCacgttttatttatttgtttattcgtttattcatttattcatttattaatattgtgTTTTTTTTCCTTCATCTCATATGTTACCCTTAAAAATACTATGTTTCgcgataataataaaaaaaaatgta belongs to Plasmodium yoelii strain 17X genome assembly, chromosome: 11 and includes:
- a CDS encoding splicing factor 3B subunit 5, putative codes for the protein MSTFDRFNIHAQLEHLQSKYQGSGHADTTRWEWLTNIHRDTLASHVGHYSRLAYFAIAENEPIAKIRYRCLQNMSLPITPRPPKN